Within Vicia villosa cultivar HV-30 ecotype Madison, WI unplaced genomic scaffold, Vvil1.0 ctg.000108F_1_1, whole genome shotgun sequence, the genomic segment CAAAGAGACGCCGTTTTTTTGAATGACATGAGAATTAGAACGTCTTCTATAGAGGGGATAGCCATCTGCATCAACAACTGTGTCTTCTTGGAACTTCTTGGGAAAGAATTTAGTGCATTTTAGATTTTTCATACACTGTGATGTCATACGGGATGGACCACACGGGCCGTGCATCATGTGGGCCGACACCAGTTTGTACAAAGTTGGTTCCAACACGGGGTCCGGTATCTCAGCACAGATAATTTTATCAATGTCAGTTGGTGTTGGGTATTTGTTCTGATTGTGCAAAAAGACTAATATGTGAGCATGTGGCAATCCCCTTTTTTGAAATTCAATAGTGTACATGACTGTAAGACAATAACACATGTTAAACAAAATACACTGTTATAAAGTAAGATGCTGCATTTTCACATTAACAGTattcagaaaagaaagaaaatttacATGCAATAACCTTCCCGAGAACGTGGCGCTTTGTTATATCATCCATTAGTTcatcaaattttattttgaacaCTTTAGTAATAAGGTCAGGTCTATCATGTGGCTTTAAGTTGGTTCCGGAAAGGGCACGTTGTATTTCCGGCCAAGCAGGATTGCAAGTAAACGTCACAAACAAATCAGGGAAGCCTAACTTACTTGAAATGGCCATACCATCGAAATAGAGTTGATCCATGTAACGCTTGCTCCCAACAAATGTAGATGGCAGAACAACTCGTTTTCCTCGCTTTGGTGCCGTATTTGCCTCAGCTCCGTTGCATCGATCATTCAAGTTGTTATACTTTCCAACTCGTAACTTGGATTGGTTGGTCCTTAACCAATTGAGACGCTCAGACTCCATCATTGCAAACCCATCCACTAAAAACTGTTGAAAAAGTCGTCGTGAATGAAGTAATGTTTTTGCCTCGACGTGGCGATCCTGTAGCCGGAAAGCTAGCCAATCCATGATTGATTGACGATTTTTCCTCGTAACCTCATGCTCATGTTCATAGTTGTGTAGTATATTTTTCCTGTATCCATCCTCTCCATAAACAAAGATGAGAGGGTATTGGTATGCTAAGTAAGCAGGATGAAATTCGGTAATTTGTTGCAAATGGCCATTGCGGGCGTGGATGATGATGTCTCGCGTTGTATCAGGATCAATATCTCCAACAAtaagagcagcaacttctgatgtCGTTGGTGTGTTGTAGACACGGCCATCCTGGGGACGATCACTGATTAATCGTATCTTTAAGTCTAAGTAAGGGTTGCCCCTCAAAAGATCCCTCGCCATTCGAAATACCTTTGCATGTGGATTGCAGTCGTCCAACATATCCTTCAACTTACCAACAACATCCCTATTCACCACATCACTGTCACTGTAAATTATTTCGAAGACGTTAGCATTGAGTTTGCATAAGAATTACTATGGTAATATATTAACTGTTGAATGAGTACAATTACCTGAAACACTTGATCCTGTTATCTATTTCATTGTCAGTGTCAAAAATATAAAGCTGAGCATACTGAGGTGTCTGACCATTTTCCGGTATCAACGTCCCTATTCGGTGACATGTTTGACCATGCAGGCGCAATGTAGGCGGCCCTCTCCCATCAGCAACGGTTTTGTCGAATTTCATTCCCGGAGACGTGAAGGAAAACATGGCGTTGTAAATACGTAGGTTGCTTTGGTAGTTTTTGCTCTCTGAACTGGTACCGCTATGTAGAAGGTGTTGCAGCAGGGGCGGGGGATTTGTTAGTAACGGTAGTACAACTTTTCCGCTCCTACAACACTTTGGGAATTTAGGAACAGTTGTATGTCGTGATTTTTCCTTCCGCTCCTGATACCACATAGAGGAATGACAAAACTGACATTCCCAGACTCGATCTCCTATGTCAGAGTATTCTGCATTGATTGGTAAATGTAGATTACAAACTAATATACAACATTTATAATGGATTAAAACGTTTAGAAAGTAAGCATACGTTCCAGATGGGCATCCACGCACTGTTCATTATCGACTCCATCGTAATCATCATCCGAATTTTCACCCAAGTTGTTATCATCTTCGGAGCTAGAGTTTGCCTCATCTGTTGCATGAGTTGCAGTGTTAGCATTTTGTGTAACATCGTTTACACGTGCATTAGACATAGATGGCACGTCAGTGTTACGATCTTGAAGAACTGCTTCGTTAAAGTCTGCAAGTAGATTAGTGGTAGCATGAAGATTAAGCCTGGCCCTTTTTAGGGGTGCTCCACCTTGTAGATGCCTATTGGAAGGGGCTGTGTTAGTCAGTGTAGATCGGTTTTTGGGTAGAGGCCGTGGATTACATGAATTTGGTGTCACAGTGGTGGAAGGATCATCCTTTCCGAACAACAGAATATTTTCTTTGTTTGGGTGATGTAGGCCATTCCTCCTGTTAGACAATATGATCCTCCTCCTCTTCCTAGCCATTGCATGAGCAGTGGAATACTGCAAGGATTGACAATGAGTAGAAATAGGTGTTCCATTTGATCGGAGGTTTCCACCCATGGAACAACTACCATGTGTAGGATAGGATTCGTGTTGGATGGAGGATGTATTTGGATTTTGCATGGCAGAAGGTGTACGCGGGAGATTATGACGACGTGAGGCTCTCCGCTGAGCCAAAATAAATCTTCTCAGACGTCTGGCAATAGCAGCCTTCGCAAGTGGATTTGAAGTAGTTTGTTGGTCCATGGGTTGATCAATACGTTTGTCAGTTTTGTATTTCAAACAGAGTTTAGTGTAGAATGAGTTTGTAATTCTAAACTGTATTTACTATGACACCATGCTGCACTATCCTACATGACACTGCATTTTGATGCAAATGAATTACCAACAAAAAAGAGAGGGTAATTTGAATTTTTTCGTTTTCCCGCACAATGGGTAAGCAGATTTGAACTTCTCCTTGTTGGTTTGAAAGTAATATTATTATAATGCCTATATGTGGCTGTCCATCCAATGGGATCATATATGGCATGTAGAGTGATGGAAAAAGTGAAAGCACAGATGATTGGACAGCTGAAACAATGGAGGCTACTCACAGTACTACAAAAGGAAGGTTTGAAGAAAAAGTTTGCTGACACAAAGTTTTGCACGTGATGCTGGGCTGGCACATTATAAATTATTTACAATTCGGTACTTCACAAAGAAAACTGGAAATTGGGAAAACAGTAATCTAAAAAGGTTTAAAGTGAGATAAAAAGGTTTAGTTGTTAGACAGATTTtagaaaaaaatggtttggttgtTGCACAGGTTTCAGGAAAAAGCTCTATTTGGAGGGTGAGTTGAGGTGGTGTGAGAGAGATATTCATACAACAGTCTAATTTAAATTGATTCTCaaatttttataggaaaaaacaTGTTGAAGTCAAATATAATAACTCATAtatttaaaacaatatttttgGAAGCTCATCTTCATACACCATTTTAGACTTTCATTGACTTCTTTTTACCATAATCTACAATATAGAGGGTAAATGGCCTAAGCAATAGTAATATTGCACGAaactgaaatatatatatatgtaataaaattccaaaaattcaactGACATATTGTGTGAGCTTAACATACAtagaaattaatatatatattaaacttagATCAAAACATAAGTGCATAATCCTATCCAAGTAGGTCTCGCAAATAGCGGACAATACAAAACATATTTGTTCAAAACATATTAAATAGTACATGCCAATACATATTAAATAGTACATGCCAATACAAAAAGACTTTTTCGAAACATTGCTCTTCAACTATTTGTTCTTCTCCAACTTAATGATCTTTTTAAGTTTTGTCGATGAAAGTTCCCCATCGCACACGGTCGTCGATTCGCTTGAGCCATCATGGTTTTGCCTTTTTGCAGTGGGTGTTTGCGGATCGGGGTTATGCTTGGATGTTATTTCTAAATCCTGCAATCACTCAAAACAAAGAAACAATAAAAAACTATGCAAATATTTTGCGAATCTTATGAATTCATGAATTGCGTGTTAGATATCTCATACCGTAAGAATGTCACAATCATCGGCAGCAGCAGTGTTAGCTTCATCGATGCTCTCTTTTATCTGCAAAACATTAACAAACATGCTCTTATCATAATCATTTAAAACAATAATACAGTAACTCATTAAATCGGTAGTGAAGCACAATATCTGTGGTCATCCGTTGACCTGAGGTGGAAGCTTTGTCGTAGAGGGTTCAGAACTGGTGTGGTTGGCCTAATAGAGAAAAATTCAATAAGTATTACAGGAGGAGTATGTAAAAACAACAGAAGTTAAAGTTATGATCAAGTGTTACCTGTGTAGGCTGCCATTGCTCACCGAATTGTTTAACAAACGGCTTGTCAGCTACAAACATAATAACAGAGCAGCTGTCCCAACTGGGCTGCCATCTAACCCGTAAAGCCAGATCCAAGCCCGTCATGGCATCAAGCTTGAGGGGAAAATCCAAAGGATCTGTGATACCAGCCTGCTTGAAGAAAACGTTTTTGTTAAGGAGAATACAGCAACATAGTCGGAAAGATGAAGAAACCTTGTAATGTCTAACATGAACAACCTGTATCATTGTGTCCCGCATTTGGGCAGCAGAGACACCTAAGATCTGAGTGCATTCTCTGTCCCAAAAAATAAGCTTGCAAGACGTTTCAAGGTGGACCCCTTCAACTTCCATCTTATACCTGTGGTTGGATAAGAAATACATGGTAAAAAACCATAAAATCAGCAACTGTTTGTATCGTTCAAATAAAAAGCATATGAAAACATTCATACTTATAGATTTCTGTTTCAGTCAAATGGCGATTATCACATTCGTACAGAGGTTTATCACCGCGAGCCGATTTCGTGCATGCATGGCAACACCGGTAGTACCATCCATAGGAAGAAGCGATAAGTTTTCGTGTCTTTGCAACCGTAGCACAGAAAGTGTCCTGCACCAAAACGCAAACATGGATCAATAAAAATCACATGGTTTGTCTTCCCGCTTAAAGTTACAACATAtcacaatcagtaagcaaacctCGCGCAGTTGTTTAATCCGACTCAATGGCAGAGCAACAGCCTTACTAAGCAACTTTTGAGTGTCACTCTGTCTAACGTTATCAGAACCCGAGCTGCGGGAGTATTGCTGAGAATGCGAGCTGAGCTGGCTTGAAACGGTACGCAATGATTCTTTTGAGAAACTGCATGTTCACCAACAGCTAACATAAGTAAAAAAACTTGACAAATAATGTTATGGGACACCATGACCGACATGGAAGTTACCTATTTAGGAATTCTTTAACTGAACACAAATCAGGATTGATCAGGAGTTTGGTAACATGGAATGTATTGGTAACCGATAGGGGGTATTGGCCTACATACAAAACGATGTGTGTTAACAGTGTGGCAAAAGGTTGTTGATAAAAAATAAACAGCAATACATTATACCCTGTTCTTTAACTTTTGCATAGAGAAGCAAAACCACAGTTGGTCCAGATGTCGAAGCATTTTCCTCGCTAAACTTGAAAAACTGCTTGGCATAGTCCTCCCAAAGGGTGCAGTTCATTGTGTTGTTGCTGGAAAAATGACAACATATATGGTTAGAAAGCGTAAATTAGAAATGTCAAAAAAGCAGGAAAAAGTGGTTTATACGCACGCTGCATCCCTCAGTACGAAATTCACTTGCA encodes:
- the LOC131624214 gene encoding uncharacterized protein LOC131624214; the protein is MARPMEKVVDINDTKELWKVAVRVVHKWKVVSNNKEHCEMIFQDKEGSDIHVVVPTTCMAAYNDKFEVDHTYTVSNFAVQPNNLVFKPSTHKFLVKFTGGTSVNDVDKHDIPPIQRTFTSFPDIMTGNFKKDMLIDVIGVVDAIGYQQTGSGGKKLNNTMNCTLWEDYAKQFFKFSEENASTSGPTVVLLLYAKVKEQGIIFSKESLRTVSSQLSSHSQQYSRSSGSDNVRQSDTQKLLSKAVALPLSRIKQLREDTFCATVAKTRKLIASSYGWYYRCCHACTKSARGDKPLYECDNRHLTETEIYKYKMEVEGVHLETSCKLIFWDRECTQILGVSAAQMRDTMIQAGITDPLDFPLKLDAMTGLDLALRVRWQPSWDSCSVIMFVADKPFVKQFGEQWQPTQANHTSSEPSTTKLPPQIKESIDEANTAAADDCDILTDLEITSKHNPDPQTPTAKRQNHDGSSESTTVCDGELSSTKLKKIIKLEKNK